A part of Tessaracoccus timonensis genomic DNA contains:
- a CDS encoding asparaginase: protein MQDVQAAIAHRGWVAESHHRVRVVVTNPDGGARLSLGDTAPATLPRSALKPFQVIAMLRNGLDLDGELLALAGASHWGEQFHRDGARAILAGAGLSEADLGNTADFPLDEASRIAWIRDGHDKEPLAHNCSGKHAAMLRTCVRAGWPTDGYRDPAHPLQQAIRATIDEYCGVIGEPVVDGCTAPAFACTLDDLARGFGAWALAEGEAERRIYRAYHEHPAYMSGSDDRTVVFVKQIEGLVMKLGAEGILAAALPDGTGIAVKMSDGMGRGRFEVMAAVLGALGHPIEGLKAEVEIAPELSDALQGL, encoded by the coding sequence ATGCAAGACGTTCAAGCCGCCATCGCCCACCGCGGATGGGTGGCAGAATCCCACCACCGCGTCCGCGTCGTCGTGACGAATCCCGACGGGGGAGCCCGGCTCTCACTTGGAGACACCGCGCCTGCGACGCTGCCACGCTCAGCGCTGAAACCGTTCCAGGTGATCGCGATGCTGCGCAACGGTCTCGACCTCGACGGCGAACTGCTCGCGCTGGCTGGCGCGTCGCATTGGGGCGAGCAGTTCCATCGCGACGGTGCCCGCGCCATCTTGGCGGGGGCCGGGCTGAGTGAAGCCGACCTCGGCAACACCGCAGATTTCCCCCTCGACGAGGCATCCAGGATCGCGTGGATCCGTGACGGGCACGACAAGGAGCCGCTCGCGCACAACTGTTCGGGCAAGCACGCCGCGATGCTGCGCACCTGCGTGCGTGCCGGCTGGCCCACCGACGGCTACCGCGACCCTGCGCATCCGCTGCAGCAAGCCATCCGCGCCACGATCGACGAGTACTGCGGCGTCATCGGGGAGCCCGTCGTCGACGGATGCACCGCCCCCGCCTTCGCGTGCACGCTCGACGATCTGGCTCGGGGGTTTGGCGCTTGGGCACTCGCCGAGGGTGAGGCGGAGCGTCGGATCTATCGCGCCTATCACGAGCACCCCGCCTACATGTCCGGCTCCGACGACCGCACCGTCGTGTTCGTCAAGCAGATTGAGGGGCTTGTGATGAAGCTGGGGGCGGAAGGCATCCTCGCCGCCGCGCTACCCGACGGCACTGGTATCGCGGTGAAGATGTCCGACGGGATGGGGCGCGGGCGCTTCGAGGTGATGGCAGCGGTGCTTGGAGCGTTGGGTCATCCGATTGAGGGGCTCAAAGCCGAAGTGGAGATCGCTCCCGAGCTCAGCGATGCCCTGCAAGGGCTGTGA
- a CDS encoding helix-turn-helix domain-containing protein gives MESIPAIAAALDLIPSRLRRMRERKSMPLSELSSLTGISTSTLSRLEHGQRKPSLELLLPIAAALGVSLDELIAPPRVVDPRVRNAPEQSAGRTFVRLSHQPHDPQAYKVSIPPLDGPRTLRSHDGYEWIYVLSGSLRLLLGEQDLTLKPGEAAEFDTAVPHWFGPAGKRPVELLTMFSSQGERIHLRTSMNQAALSNQSHLTEPPASASPPGT, from the coding sequence ATGGAATCCATTCCTGCGATCGCCGCCGCGCTCGATCTGATCCCTTCGAGGCTGCGTCGAATGCGAGAACGCAAAAGCATGCCGTTGTCCGAGCTCTCGTCGCTCACGGGTATCTCGACGAGCACGCTCTCGCGGCTGGAGCATGGCCAACGTAAACCCAGCTTGGAGCTGCTCTTACCCATCGCTGCCGCGCTCGGCGTAAGCCTCGATGAGCTGATCGCCCCGCCCCGCGTCGTCGACCCACGCGTTCGCAATGCGCCAGAGCAGTCGGCAGGTCGGACCTTCGTCCGGCTCTCCCACCAGCCGCACGACCCACAGGCATACAAGGTGTCTATACCACCCCTCGACGGCCCACGAACCTTGCGTAGTCACGACGGCTACGAATGGATCTACGTACTCAGCGGCAGCCTCCGGCTACTCCTCGGGGAACAGGATCTCACGCTCAAACCTGGTGAGGCCGCTGAATTCGACACGGCAGTCCCCCATTGGTTCGGCCCCGCTGGCAAGCGGCCAGTGGAATTGTTGACCATGTTCAGCAGCCAAGGAGAACGAATCCATCTACGGACCTCCATGAACCAGGCCGCTCTCAGCAACCAAAGCCACCTCACAGAACCACCAGCGTCCGCATCGCCGCCCGGAACCTGA
- the rnc gene encoding ribonuclease III, with translation MDVEVDAQLFELSLTHRSFAYEAGGIPSNERLEFLGDAVLEIVVTDHIYRQYPGLAEGELAKLRSSVVSAVALAGVARSLEIGPLIKLGKGEISTGGHDKKSILADTTEAIIGCIYLSQGMEAASRFIHHVIDPLIIEVVEAGEYTDFKTVIQERCAHHGWSLTYEVEGSGPDHDRHYVATVLIDGVARGRGAGTNKRRAEQLAAKEAVAALGNA, from the coding sequence CTGGACGTCGAGGTCGACGCCCAGCTTTTTGAGCTGTCGTTAACACACCGCAGTTTCGCGTACGAGGCGGGCGGCATACCCAGTAACGAGCGACTGGAGTTCCTGGGCGACGCGGTGCTCGAGATCGTGGTGACCGACCACATCTACCGCCAATACCCCGGGCTGGCCGAGGGGGAGCTGGCGAAGCTGCGCTCGTCGGTGGTGTCCGCCGTCGCGCTGGCCGGGGTGGCGCGCAGCCTCGAGATCGGCCCGCTGATCAAGCTCGGTAAGGGCGAGATCTCGACGGGCGGCCACGACAAGAAATCCATCCTGGCCGACACCACCGAGGCCATCATCGGTTGTATCTATCTCTCACAAGGCATGGAGGCCGCGTCGCGGTTCATCCACCACGTGATCGACCCCCTCATCATCGAGGTGGTGGAAGCGGGGGAGTACACCGACTTCAAAACCGTCATCCAGGAACGCTGCGCGCACCATGGCTGGAGCCTCACCTATGAGGTGGAAGGCTCTGGGCCCGATCACGACCGCCATTACGTGGCCACCGTGTTGATCGACGGCGTCGCGCGCGGCCGCGGTGCTGGAACCAACAAGCGCCGCGCCGAGCAGCTCGCGGCGAAGGAAGCCGTCGCTGCGCTGGGCAATGCCTGA
- the smc gene encoding chromosome segregation protein SMC, whose translation MYLKQLTLRGFKSFASATTLVFEPGITCVVGPNGSGKSNVVDALSWVMGEQGAKTLRGGKMEDVIFAGTAKRAPLGRAEVELTIDNSDGALPIEYSEVTITRTMFRSGGSEYQINGAQARLLDVQELLSDSGIGREMHVIVGQGQLDAILQATPESRRGFIEEAAGVLKHRKRKEKALRKLEATKANLERLTDLVGELQRQLKPLGRQAQAARKAAVIQAELRDAKARILADDLSAAQQALEAELADERAMEEAKARAEQAVRDALAGEEEAERALKEASANYDRAQETWYGLAALRERVQSTITVASERARMGDNQPQLDVGGRDPEKLEAEAREVREREQRLRADVEAAHEALTDATLRRNGAEQQHAEAEAAYSAALRAVADRREGLARLTGRVNSIKSRLEASEEEVARLERRRDEALARAEDAAKQYRSTEASLAGLGADESDLDATYERAAEALEAAADAVEHNKSAETELQRERAGTQARVDALRLMTERKDGSTSLLESGRDEVLGRLSDFLTVEQGWESAIAAALGAAAEAVVVERLQGATESLTHLAGEELGRASLVVAHADAPTPSRAQGRAAIDVVQAKPEVASAVAWLLADVVLADDGDEAAKVVAGNHLTAVTQSGDVYRSWLVEGGSATGPSLIEVSAQLAEAEALLEEQGHALDRIRFEQEQLRERLAEAERDEADALGQLHASDAAMAAVADQLNAYRQTQAAATKDAERLAEAIEQATTSRAHDEAQLAELQQRLEAASDEGEHDEPDPQERDELAVAARLARQKEMDARLQLRTAEEQVKAVAGRADSLLRAAEHERQSRAKAKARLEQLRREAQVAGVVHEAALQLAERVEHARQLATRERDQADEARREAEAQTTRARHSAKAANAHLDELIRGAHKDEMARIEHRMRIEQLTEKVLSELGLEPKTLIDEYGPDQLVPVITREDGTALQPDDEQPDPIPYVRAEQEKRLRAAERNLQLLGRVNPLALEEFDAMTARHQFLAEQLDDLRSTRQDLVDIVRQVDDKVQQVFEEAYVDVERAFGEVFTRLFPGGEGKLVLTEPGDWLNTGVDVEARPAGKQVKRLSLLSGGERSLVAVAFLFALFIARPSPFYILDEVEAALDDANLGRLLSIYEELRENSQLLVITHQKRTMGIADSLYGVTMRGDGISTVVSQRLHD comes from the coding sequence ATGTATTTGAAACAGCTCACGCTCCGCGGCTTCAAATCGTTCGCCTCTGCCACCACGCTGGTGTTCGAGCCAGGCATCACCTGCGTCGTCGGGCCCAACGGCTCGGGCAAATCCAACGTCGTAGACGCCCTGAGTTGGGTGATGGGTGAACAGGGCGCGAAGACGCTACGCGGCGGCAAGATGGAGGACGTGATCTTCGCCGGAACAGCGAAGCGCGCACCACTCGGCCGAGCCGAAGTAGAGCTCACCATCGACAACTCCGACGGCGCGCTGCCCATCGAATACTCCGAAGTGACGATCACCCGCACCATGTTCCGCTCCGGCGGCTCCGAGTACCAGATCAACGGCGCTCAAGCGCGCCTCCTCGACGTCCAAGAGCTCCTCTCCGACTCTGGCATCGGCCGTGAGATGCACGTCATCGTCGGTCAGGGGCAGCTCGACGCGATCCTCCAAGCCACCCCCGAATCCCGACGCGGATTCATCGAGGAAGCCGCCGGTGTGCTGAAGCACCGCAAGCGCAAAGAGAAAGCGCTGCGCAAGCTGGAGGCCACCAAGGCCAATCTCGAACGCCTCACTGACCTCGTCGGAGAGCTGCAGCGCCAACTGAAACCGCTCGGGCGCCAGGCACAGGCCGCGCGCAAGGCAGCGGTGATCCAGGCCGAGCTGCGCGATGCGAAGGCGCGCATTCTTGCCGACGATCTCTCGGCCGCCCAGCAAGCGCTCGAGGCCGAGCTCGCCGACGAGCGCGCGATGGAAGAAGCGAAAGCCCGCGCCGAGCAGGCCGTACGCGACGCGCTCGCTGGCGAAGAGGAGGCAGAACGCGCGCTCAAGGAGGCCTCCGCTAACTACGATCGCGCCCAGGAGACGTGGTACGGCCTCGCCGCGCTTCGCGAGCGCGTGCAGTCGACGATCACCGTCGCCTCCGAGCGCGCTCGGATGGGCGACAACCAGCCGCAGCTTGACGTCGGCGGCCGCGATCCGGAGAAGCTCGAGGCGGAGGCGAGGGAAGTTCGCGAGCGAGAGCAGCGGCTGCGTGCCGATGTCGAGGCCGCCCACGAGGCGCTCACTGACGCAACCCTTCGCCGCAACGGCGCGGAACAGCAGCACGCGGAGGCCGAGGCCGCTTACTCCGCTGCACTGCGGGCCGTCGCTGATCGCAGAGAGGGCCTCGCCCGGCTCACCGGGCGGGTGAACTCCATCAAGTCACGCCTCGAAGCGTCCGAGGAGGAAGTGGCGCGCCTCGAGCGTCGCCGCGACGAGGCGCTCGCCCGGGCAGAGGATGCGGCGAAGCAGTACCGATCGACGGAAGCCTCGCTGGCTGGGCTGGGCGCCGACGAATCCGACCTGGATGCCACCTACGAGCGAGCTGCTGAAGCGCTCGAGGCGGCGGCGGACGCTGTCGAACACAACAAGTCCGCCGAGACGGAGCTCCAGCGCGAGCGCGCTGGCACCCAGGCGCGAGTCGACGCGCTGCGCCTTATGACCGAACGCAAGGACGGGTCGACGTCGCTGCTCGAATCGGGGCGCGACGAGGTGCTCGGCCGGCTCAGTGACTTCCTCACCGTAGAGCAGGGCTGGGAGTCGGCGATCGCCGCGGCCTTGGGTGCTGCGGCGGAGGCGGTCGTCGTCGAGAGGCTGCAAGGCGCGACGGAGTCCCTCACCCACCTCGCTGGGGAGGAGTTGGGTCGCGCGTCGCTGGTGGTCGCCCACGCCGACGCCCCGACACCCAGCCGCGCCCAAGGCCGAGCCGCGATCGACGTCGTGCAGGCGAAGCCCGAGGTAGCGAGCGCCGTGGCGTGGCTGCTCGCCGACGTCGTGCTTGCCGACGACGGCGATGAAGCCGCGAAGGTAGTGGCAGGCAATCACCTGACCGCCGTGACGCAATCCGGTGACGTGTACCGTTCCTGGCTGGTTGAGGGCGGGTCGGCGACGGGGCCATCGCTCATCGAGGTCTCCGCCCAGCTCGCGGAGGCGGAGGCGCTGCTGGAGGAGCAGGGGCACGCGCTCGACCGCATCCGCTTCGAGCAGGAGCAACTGCGCGAGCGCCTGGCCGAGGCCGAGCGGGACGAAGCCGACGCGCTGGGCCAGCTGCACGCGTCGGATGCGGCCATGGCTGCCGTGGCCGATCAGCTCAACGCCTACCGCCAAACCCAGGCAGCCGCGACGAAGGACGCCGAGCGCCTTGCCGAGGCCATCGAGCAAGCCACCACCTCGCGCGCACACGACGAAGCCCAGCTCGCCGAGCTCCAGCAACGCCTCGAAGCAGCCTCTGACGAGGGCGAACACGACGAGCCCGATCCGCAGGAACGCGACGAACTCGCCGTCGCCGCTCGATTGGCCAGGCAGAAAGAGATGGACGCCCGCCTACAACTCCGCACCGCAGAGGAGCAGGTGAAGGCCGTCGCCGGGCGCGCGGATTCGTTGCTGCGGGCCGCCGAGCATGAGCGGCAGTCGCGCGCCAAGGCGAAGGCACGCCTGGAGCAGCTTCGTCGCGAAGCTCAGGTGGCCGGTGTCGTGCACGAGGCAGCGCTGCAGCTCGCCGAGCGCGTCGAGCACGCACGCCAGCTCGCCACTCGTGAACGCGACCAGGCCGACGAGGCTCGTCGTGAAGCCGAGGCGCAGACCACCCGCGCCCGCCACTCCGCCAAGGCCGCGAACGCACACCTCGACGAGCTCATTCGCGGCGCTCACAAGGACGAGATGGCGCGCATCGAACACCGGATGCGCATCGAGCAACTCACGGAGAAGGTGCTCTCGGAACTCGGCCTGGAGCCGAAGACGCTCATCGACGAGTACGGCCCCGACCAACTCGTGCCCGTCATCACACGCGAGGACGGCACCGCCCTGCAACCCGACGACGAGCAGCCCGACCCCATCCCGTACGTCAGGGCCGAACAGGAAAAGCGCCTCCGGGCCGCCGAGCGCAACCTTCAACTCCTCGGGCGAGTGAACCCCCTCGCGCTGGAGGAGTTCGACGCCATGACCGCCAGACACCAGTTCCTCGCCGAGCAACTCGACGACCTCCGATCCACCCGCCAGGACCTCGTCGACATTGTTCGACAAGTCGACGACAAAGTGCAGCAGGTGTTCGAGGAAGCCTACGTCGACGTGGAGCGCGCCTTCGGGGAGGTCTTCACTCGGCTCTTCCCCGGTGGCGAGGGCAAGCTCGTCCTCACGGAACCTGGCGATTGGTTGAACACCGGCGTCGACGTCGAAGCTCGGCCGGCGGGCAAGCAGGTCAAGCGCCTCTCGCTGCTCTCAGGCGGCGAGCGCTCACTGGTGGCCGTCGCATTCCTGTTCGCACTCTTCATCGCCCGCCCGAGTCCGTTCTACATCCTCGACGAGGTGGAGGCCGCCCTCGACGACGCCAACCTCGGGCGACTACTCAGCATCTACGAGGAGCTTCGCGAGAACTCGCAGCTGCTCGTCATCACGCACCAGAAGCGCACCATGGGGATCGCCGATTCGCTCTACGGCGTCACGATGCGCGGCGATGGCATTTCGACGGTAGTGAGCCAGCGTCTGCACGATTGA
- the coaD gene encoding pantetheine-phosphate adenylyltransferase has product MAKVVYAGSFDPITLGHVDVAERAQRLFGEVVVAVGRNSSKTYVFNYEERIELVQGALQHLDGVHVEPLSGLLVDFARQHDAVAIVKGLRFGADFDFELQQAHMNHSLTGIETVLLPASKEYVTLSSTILREVFRLGGDVSSYVPTNVAAAIQDKQAALG; this is encoded by the coding sequence ATGGCGAAAGTGGTGTACGCGGGCTCGTTCGACCCGATCACCCTGGGGCACGTCGACGTGGCCGAACGCGCCCAACGGCTGTTCGGGGAAGTCGTCGTGGCTGTGGGACGCAACTCGTCGAAAACCTACGTGTTCAACTACGAGGAACGCATCGAACTCGTGCAGGGTGCGCTGCAGCACCTCGACGGCGTGCATGTCGAGCCCCTGAGCGGACTGCTGGTGGATTTCGCGCGGCAGCATGACGCCGTCGCGATTGTGAAGGGGCTCCGATTCGGCGCTGATTTCGACTTCGAGCTGCAGCAAGCGCACATGAACCATTCGCTGACCGGCATCGAGACGGTGCTGCTGCCCGCGTCGAAGGAGTACGTCACGCTCTCCTCCACTATCCTGCGTGAGGTGTTCCGGCTGGGCGGCGATGTGTCGAGCTACGTACCGACGAACGTCGCCGCCGCGATCCAGGACAAGCAGGCGGCGCTGGGCTGA
- the rsmD gene encoding 16S rRNA (guanine(966)-N(2))-methyltransferase RsmD, which yields MSRIIAGSAKGRRLATPKGDRTRPTTDRVREALFSALASWFGTADEPADEHLAGLAVLDLFGGSGAIGLEAASRGAGRVTVVESDGPTARLIGSNASELGLRAKVVEGRLPGALATLPPGYDLVFADPPYQFADAALSELLEGLAAGGFLLPRALVVVERATASGAPDWPGIFTDQWERRYGETTLWFGATD from the coding sequence ATGAGCCGAATCATCGCGGGCAGCGCCAAGGGGCGCCGGCTCGCCACACCCAAGGGTGATCGCACCCGCCCCACCACCGACCGCGTTCGCGAAGCGCTCTTCTCCGCGCTGGCAAGCTGGTTTGGCACCGCCGATGAGCCCGCCGACGAACACCTCGCAGGGTTGGCGGTGCTCGATCTTTTCGGCGGGTCGGGGGCCATCGGGCTCGAGGCCGCCAGCAGGGGAGCGGGGCGGGTCACCGTCGTAGAGTCCGACGGCCCCACCGCGCGGTTGATTGGCTCCAACGCGAGCGAGCTTGGGTTGCGCGCGAAGGTGGTCGAGGGCCGGCTGCCCGGGGCGCTCGCGACGCTGCCGCCAGGCTACGACCTCGTCTTCGCCGACCCGCCGTACCAGTTCGCCGACGCCGCGCTCAGCGAACTCCTCGAGGGCCTCGCCGCCGGCGGGTTCCTCCTACCGCGCGCGCTCGTCGTCGTGGAGCGAGCCACCGCGAGCGGGGCGCCAGATTGGCCGGGTATCTTCACAGATCAGTGGGAGCGCCGGTACGGTGAGACGACACTATGGTTTGGGGCAACCGACTAA
- a CDS encoding DUF177 domain-containing protein: protein MKSGHHHSDRRSPFVFDVHEFGHRAGMMKELHVVLPAPAELGTEVIGVPEGSDIHLDLRMEAVVEGVLATGTVDVVLNGVCSRCLKELDDDASFNFQELFYYPGREVEEDELLIVDETVDIEEPLRGAVVLELPFTPLCDEDCLGLCPECGLDLNDDPDHSHGEQVDSRWEKLAGLFGDND, encoded by the coding sequence ATGAAGTCCGGTCATCACCATAGCGATCGCCGCTCGCCGTTCGTCTTCGACGTGCACGAGTTCGGCCACCGCGCGGGAATGATGAAAGAACTGCATGTGGTGCTTCCCGCCCCCGCAGAGCTTGGCACCGAGGTGATCGGAGTGCCGGAAGGCTCCGACATCCACCTGGATCTCAGGATGGAAGCGGTGGTGGAAGGCGTCTTGGCGACGGGAACAGTCGACGTTGTGCTCAACGGCGTATGCTCCCGATGCCTGAAGGAGTTGGACGACGATGCGTCATTCAACTTCCAGGAGCTGTTCTACTACCCCGGCCGTGAGGTCGAGGAGGACGAGCTGCTCATCGTCGATGAGACGGTGGACATCGAGGAACCGCTCCGAGGCGCTGTGGTGCTCGAACTTCCGTTCACGCCCTTGTGCGACGAGGATTGTCTCGGTTTGTGCCCCGAATGTGGGCTCGACCTGAACGATGATCCGGATCACTCACACGGCGAACAGGTGGATTCCCGTTGGGAGAAGCTCGCCGGGCTGTTCGGAGACAACGACTAA
- a CDS encoding DUF2938 domain-containing protein — MKFSDLGRAALIGLGATAMMDIGAEIIRRTTGVPPLNLDLVGRWVGHMREGDLCHDSIMTAEPVEHEHEIGLVTHYAIGAGFAVALVAVRPDWLSKPTFRPAMTAGVATSAAPWLLMQPAWGMGVAASKLPDPATARFRTLRAHALYGLGIWLSGRVLHRFAGASR; from the coding sequence ATGAAATTCAGCGATCTAGGTCGCGCTGCTCTCATCGGGCTTGGAGCCACCGCGATGATGGATATCGGCGCGGAGATAATCCGGCGCACGACGGGTGTTCCACCGCTCAACCTCGACCTAGTGGGTCGCTGGGTTGGCCACATGCGAGAGGGGGATCTCTGTCATGACTCGATCATGACCGCCGAACCGGTTGAGCATGAGCACGAGATTGGGCTGGTTACGCATTACGCCATCGGTGCGGGATTTGCTGTTGCGTTGGTTGCGGTGCGACCCGATTGGCTCAGTAAGCCCACCTTCCGACCAGCCATGACGGCGGGTGTTGCGACGTCCGCCGCGCCGTGGCTGCTTATGCAGCCAGCGTGGGGGATGGGTGTTGCGGCGTCGAAGCTGCCCGATCCCGCTACGGCACGATTCCGCACCCTGCGGGCGCACGCGCTGTATGGTCTGGGAATCTGGCTGTCAGGTCGGGTGCTTCACCGCTTCGCTGGCGCGTCGAGATAA
- the mutM gene encoding bifunctional DNA-formamidopyrimidine glycosylase/DNA-(apurinic or apyrimidinic site) lyase: MPELPEVEVVRRGLESHLVGRRILDVDVLHPRPVRNNPGGADVFVAMLRGSIVDGARRRGKYLWLTLGPDAMLCHLGMSGQFRVADPADALARHTRVVLHLDDGQQLRFVDQRMFGGLELRPGLADDPVPHIAPDPFSSDFRIHDVARRLRAKRSTVKRALLDQGLVSGIGNIYADEALWRAKLHYETPTGNLGPRQATGLLRHATDVMREALAAGGTSFDSLYVHVNGESGYFERSLDAYGREGLPCKRCGTPMRRSAFMNRSSFWCPKCQRLR; encoded by the coding sequence ATGCCTGAGCTCCCGGAAGTGGAGGTGGTTCGACGAGGACTCGAGAGCCACCTTGTCGGACGCCGCATCCTCGACGTCGACGTCCTTCACCCGCGCCCGGTGCGCAACAACCCCGGCGGCGCTGACGTCTTCGTCGCAATGCTGCGGGGCAGTATCGTCGACGGTGCTCGTCGGCGGGGTAAATATCTATGGCTCACGCTCGGGCCGGACGCAATGCTGTGCCACCTGGGGATGAGCGGCCAGTTCCGCGTTGCTGATCCAGCGGACGCGTTGGCGCGTCACACGCGCGTCGTGTTGCATCTCGACGACGGGCAGCAGCTGCGATTCGTCGATCAGCGCATGTTCGGCGGGCTCGAGCTGCGTCCGGGGCTGGCGGATGACCCCGTTCCGCACATCGCACCCGACCCCTTCTCGTCGGACTTTCGCATCCACGACGTGGCCCGGCGTTTGCGCGCGAAGCGTTCGACGGTGAAACGCGCGTTGCTGGACCAAGGCCTGGTATCTGGGATTGGCAACATTTACGCCGACGAGGCCCTGTGGCGGGCGAAGCTCCACTACGAGACTCCGACGGGGAACCTCGGCCCCCGGCAGGCCACGGGCCTGCTGCGGCACGCCACCGACGTGATGCGCGAGGCGCTCGCCGCCGGCGGAACCTCGTTCGACTCGCTGTATGTGCACGTCAACGGTGAGTCGGGCTACTTCGAGCGATCTCTGGACGCGTACGGCCGCGAGGGTCTGCCGTGCAAGCGCTGCGGGACGCCAATGCGCCGCAGCGCGTTCATGAATCGATCCAGCTTCTGGTGCCCCAAATGCCAGCGTCTGCGGTGA
- a CDS encoding GtrA family protein, giving the protein MKQLVQRHGHSIRQFLKFGTVGGSGVLVNMAVNIAMNKLNGGSANAQNILWSIPGTRWNIRFTLLAWFVPFVVANVWNFQLNRWWTFQSQKVAGWWKEFWPFFVVGSVAMVVGALLKILMTNPTTPFYLPEPWFHEEKGIRSREYWSQLIAIFLTLPINFIVNKLWTFRAVRAPQASADQKPTEV; this is encoded by the coding sequence ATGAAGCAGCTTGTACAACGCCATGGGCACTCGATTCGCCAGTTCCTCAAATTCGGCACCGTGGGCGGCTCGGGGGTGCTGGTTAACATGGCAGTGAACATCGCCATGAATAAACTCAACGGCGGGTCTGCCAACGCACAAAACATTTTGTGGTCAATCCCGGGAACACGGTGGAATATCCGATTCACGCTCCTGGCTTGGTTTGTGCCGTTCGTCGTGGCGAATGTGTGGAACTTTCAGCTTAATCGCTGGTGGACGTTCCAATCCCAAAAAGTAGCTGGCTGGTGGAAAGAATTCTGGCCCTTCTTCGTCGTCGGTTCGGTCGCGATGGTTGTGGGAGCGCTGCTGAAGATTCTCATGACGAACCCGACGACGCCCTTCTATCTCCCGGAACCGTGGTTCCACGAGGAGAAAGGCATCCGCTCACGGGAATACTGGAGCCAGCTCATCGCCATCTTCCTAACCCTCCCCATCAACTTCATAGTCAATAAACTGTGGACGTTCAGGGCGGTCCGGGCACCACAAGCATCCGCCGACCAGAAACCGACGGAGGTGTGA
- the rpmF gene encoding 50S ribosomal protein L32 yields MAVPKRKMSRSNTRSRRAQWKTSVVPTVVCVNPACREPHLQHTACPSCGQYGPRGQRRQVTEA; encoded by the coding sequence ATGGCCGTTCCGAAGCGGAAGATGTCGCGCAGCAACACCCGTTCGCGTCGTGCGCAGTGGAAGACCTCCGTCGTCCCCACCGTCGTGTGCGTGAACCCCGCTTGCCGTGAGCCGCACCTGCAGCACACCGCTTGCCCCTCCTGCGGCCAGTACGGCCCGCGCGGTCAGCGTCGCCAGGTCACCGAGGCCTGA